The Pygocentrus nattereri isolate fPygNat1 chromosome 4, fPygNat1.pri, whole genome shotgun sequence genome includes a window with the following:
- the LOC108427469 gene encoding carbohydrate sulfotransferase 12-like, giving the protein MPSGVSLNSKHGTRLQPCSNQAEDQLSSTYGQDCSRHGTLSREPSGPAAPNEDLEGVDASRYERLKLLDLQHRQYTRKKLIHDMCRHNGALRFSEKATFSGFPNEQLANLIVDDQHGIIYCYVPKVACTEWKSIMIFLSESLKINGTPFKNHSDIPRDLIHSNSVVYLNRSHRNLMKWKIRKYKKFLFVRNPLVRLISAYRDKFEKKNDYFYKFLAVPIMRRYKNLFPPTSAEHAYMNGIRPSFSDFIQYILDLPDDDGSSFEEHWRQVYHLCHPCQIEYDFIGKMETMYEDAQYLLRILKVDHIVHFPPGTSNRTEESWIKTWFTSIPIEWRKKLYQIYEPDFQLFGYSLPENFYNNPAPIRSTLDIRRNG; this is encoded by the coding sequence GTGTTTCTCTCAACTCTAAGCATGGGACCAGACTACAACCGTGTTCCAATCAGGCTGAAGACCAGCTTTCTTCCACTTATGGTCAGGACTGCTCCAGACATGGAACTCTTAGCAGGGAGCCCAGTGGACCTGCAGCACCAAATGAGGATTTGGAGGGTGTTGATGCCTCAAGGTATGAACGGCTGAAGCTGCTGGATCTGCAGCACAGACAGTACACCAGAAAGAAGTTGATTCATGACATGTGTAGACATAATGGTGCCTTACGTTTTTCGGAAAAAGCCACCTTCAGTGGCTTTCCAAATGAGCAGCTGGCAAACCTTATCGTGGATGACCAGCATGGGATAATCTACTGTTATGTTCCAAAGGTGGCATGCACAGAGTGGAAAAGCATCATGATATTCCTCAGTGAGAGTCTAAAGATAAACGGCACTCCCTTCAAAAATCATTCAGACATTCCCAGAGACCTCATCCACAGCAACAGTGTTGTGTATCTCAACAGGTCCCACAGGAACTTGATGAAGTGGAAGATTAGGAAGTATAAAAAGTTTCTGTTTGTCAGGAATCCTTTGGTCAGACTCATTTCCGCCTACCGGGACAAATTCGAAAAGAAGAATGATTACTTTTATAAGTTTCTGGCGGTCCCCATCATGAGGAGGTACAAGAACCTGTTTCCACCGACCAGCGCAGAGCATGCTTACATGAACGGCATACGGCCATCCTTCTCTGACTTCATCCAGTACATTCTGGACCTTCCAGATGATGATGGCAGCTCCTTTGAAGAGCACTGGAGACAGGTTTATCACTTGTGCCATCCATGCCAGATTGAGTATGACTTCATTGGGAAAATGGAGACCATGTATGAGGATGCCCAGTACCTGCTGCGTATTCTTAAAGTCGACCACATCGTCCATTTTCCCCCGGGAACCAGCAACAGAACGGAGGAGAGTTGGATAAAGACTTGGTTTACCAGCATCCCCATCGAATGGAGGAAAAAACTCTACCAAATTTATGAGCCCGACTTCCAGCTCTTTGGATACTCTCTCCCTGAAAACTTCTACAACAATCCTGCTCCTATTCGTAGCACTCTTGACATAAGGAGGAATGGTTAA